The genomic region AGCAGCGCGGTGTCCAGGTGCGGTGGCAGCACTGCGCCGATCACCGCCAGCCGCGCGGGCGGCAGACCGGCGGCGGTGGCCGCGCGGGCGAAGGTGTGGGCGACCAGGCCGCCCAGGCTGTGTCCGTACAGCGCGTACGGAAGGTCCGTCAACGGCCCGAGCTGCTCGACCAGTTCGGCGACCAGCCGGTCGTGGTCGGTGATCCGCGGCTCGCGCCGGCGGTTGTCGCGGCCGGGCAGCAGGACGGGCACCACCTCGGTGCCGGGGCCCAGCCGGTGCTGCCACCGGGCGAAGGCGGAGCTGCCCGCGCCCGCGTGGTGGAAGCAGAACAGCCGCTGTCGCGCTGCGCCGCTCACTCCTCGACCAGCGCCACGGCCCGGCTCCAGCCCGCCCCGGCGCCGGCGATCTTCACCGGGAAGCAGGCCACCTGGAAGCCGAACGGCGCCGGCAGCGCGTCCAGTTGGGTCAGCCGCTCGATCTGGCAGTACTCCCGCCGGCGGCCGGCGAAGTGGGCGGGCCAGAGCACCGAGCGGTCGCCGGTCTCCTGGTAGCGCTTGATCATGTCGCCGAACGGCGCGTCCAGGCTCCAGGCGTCGGTGCCGATCACCCGCACGCCGAGGTCCAGCAGGTAGTCGGTGGCCGGGCCGTCCAGCCCCGCGAAGTCGGTGAAGTAGCGGGGGGTTCCGGCGTGCCGGGAGGCACCGGTGTGCAGCAGCACGATGTCCAGTGGCTGCGGCCGGTAGCCGATGTCCGCCAGCGCCTTCTCGATCCGCTCCACGCCGATCGCGCCGGTGCCCACGTCGGTCAGGTCCAGCACCACGGCGGGCCGCAGGAACCAGTCCAGCGGCATCTGGTCGATGTGGCGCGGCGTGCCGTAGTCGCCGACCGAGCCGTAGTGCGACGGGGCGTCGACGTGGGTCCCGGTGTGGCTGGTCAGGGTCAGGGTGTCCAGCGAGAGCAGTTCGCCGCCGGGCAGTTCGGCCGGGTCGAACTCCAGGCCGAAGTGCAGCCGCATCTCCTCGGCCATGTGCCGGGCGCCTTCGGCCGGCGTCATGATCTCGTGGACGATCGGGTCCGGCTCCCAGCCGGCCGCGTCCACCGGCTGTGACAGGTCGATGATGCGCAAGATGCCCCCACACTCGTGGTGTCCAGTTCCGTCCGACTGGTCCGGCCCTTGGGCGGGAGCGGCGGAACACGTCGACCAGACTCTCGGCGCAGGCCCTCGAGGGGGGATCGAGCGCGAGCCGTGGCACCCGCCCCGGGGGACGGGCCGGGGCATCGAGCAGCATCGCGTTGACGGTTGACAGATGACAGAATCGCGATTCTGTCATCTGTCAACGCTCAGGCGGCAGCCCGGCGCTGGTAGCGGGCCGCGTCCAGACCCGGGTCCGCACCGAGGATCGCCCGGTGCAGCTGGCGGATCCGGGTGGACGGCTCCAACCCGAGCTCCTCCACCAGGCGCCCCCGCAGCCCCTGGTAGACCTCCAGCGCGCGGACCTGGCGCCCCGCCCGGTAGAGCGCCGTCATGTACTGCGCGTGCAGGCCCTCGTGCAGCGGATGACGGGCGATCAGCGTGGTGAGCTCGGTGAGCAGTTCGGCGTGCCGGCCCATCCGGAGCTCGGCGTCGATCCGCTGCTCCAGGGCGACCAGCCGGCTCTCCTCCAGGCGCACCAGCTCGATCTCCAACAGCGGGCCGATCTTCACGTCAACCAGCGCGGACCCGCGCCAGGTGGCCATCGCCTCGCGCAGCCTCGCCGAGCCCGAGACGTCGTCCCCCTGGTCCAGCGCGTCGTTGCCGGCCGCGATCAGGCGCTCGTAGCGGTAGGCGTCCACCGCCTCGGGCGGCACCTGGAGCAGGTAGCCGCCGTGCCGGGTGACCAGCACCTGCTTGGGGTCGATCGGGCTGTCCGGGCCGAGGGCGGCACCGATCAACCGCCGCAGCTGCAGGATGTAGGTCTGCAGCGTGGTCAGCGCACTGGGCGGCATCTCGGTGCCCCAGATCTCCTCCATCAGGGTCGGCACCGGCAGCACCTGATTGGCGTTCAGGGCGAGCAGCGAGAGCAACTGGCGCGGCTTGCCGGCGCTGGGGACGAAGGACACGCCGTCGATCTCCGCGCTCAGCGGGCCCAAAACTCTGATGTCCATAGGAAATCCTCCGTGCAGCCGGGGTTCCGGCCATGCGTGATCGGGTTTCCTCGAGCATGGCTCAGCAGCCGCTCCGCGCCCAGTGCGGCGCTCCTGAAGCGGGCGTGGATCCGTACCTGTCGGGGACCGTGAATTTTTCACCCGGGCCCGGTGATCGCGGCACTACTGCCTCCACCGCGGCTATAGCAGGATCGTTCTCGCCGCCACCGAGCGGTGCACCGCACACCAGTGAACGCACAAGCAGTCAAGACCTGATGGAGTTACGCATGGCCACGCACCAGACCGCCGCCACCCAGCTCGTCGACGACCTCGTGATCGAGGAGCTGGCCCAGAGCACCGGCTGGGCGGCCCCGTCGGCCGGCTTCGTCTGCTGGGCCGAGGCCTCGGTCTCCGCCGTCACCGCCGCGGACCGATTCGCTGCCTGATGAACAGTCAGTCCGTCGCACCGCTGCCTCCCGACACCGCCCCGCTGCTCGGCTTCAAGCCGTACCTGCAGGTCGAGGCCGTTCCCGGGGAGGCCGTCTACCTGGTCTCCGAGCAGCGCTTCACCGCCCTGCACGGCGGCCCGATCCACCGGCTGGCGCCGCTGCTGGACGGGACCCGCTCGCGGGAGGCCGTGCTGCGGGAGGTGGCGGACCTGATCCCGCAGCAGCAGGCCGACCGGCTGCTGGACCGGCTGGCCGCAGCGGATCTGCTGACCGAGCACCCGGGTCCGCAGCCCGCGCACCCGGTCGCCGAACTGGCCTACTGGGAGGCCGCCGGGCTCGCGGGGGCCCGGCGGTGGAACGCGCCGCCGACGCGACCGTGCGGGTCACGGCGGTCGGCGGCGCCGATCCCGA from Kitasatospora azatica KCTC 9699 harbors:
- a CDS encoding cyclase family protein encodes the protein MRIIDLSQPVDAAGWEPDPIVHEIMTPAEGARHMAEEMRLHFGLEFDPAELPGGELLSLDTLTLTSHTGTHVDAPSHYGSVGDYGTPRHIDQMPLDWFLRPAVVLDLTDVGTGAIGVERIEKALADIGYRPQPLDIVLLHTGASRHAGTPRYFTDFAGLDGPATDYLLDLGVRVIGTDAWSLDAPFGDMIKRYQETGDRSVLWPAHFAGRRREYCQIERLTQLDALPAPFGFQVACFPVKIAGAGAGWSRAVALVEE
- a CDS encoding AfsR/SARP family transcriptional regulator, with product MDIRVLGPLSAEIDGVSFVPSAGKPRQLLSLLALNANQVLPVPTLMEEIWGTEMPPSALTTLQTYILQLRRLIGAALGPDSPIDPKQVLVTRHGGYLLQVPPEAVDAYRYERLIAAGNDALDQGDDVSGSARLREAMATWRGSALVDVKIGPLLEIELVRLEESRLVALEQRIDAELRMGRHAELLTELTTLIARHPLHEGLHAQYMTALYRAGRQVRALEVYQGLRGRLVEELGLEPSTRIRQLHRAILGADPGLDAARYQRRAAA